A genomic region of Arachis stenosperma cultivar V10309 chromosome 9, arast.V10309.gnm1.PFL2, whole genome shotgun sequence contains the following coding sequences:
- the LOC130948570 gene encoding long chain acyl-CoA synthetase 8, with amino-acid sequence MADQNAMPSWLKSLNINNIYFMKDHGEYGVVAAIVIGILLPILFSTLFLGKRRGKVRGVPVKVGGEAGYAVRNARKKELVEVPWKGATTMAHLFEQSCKKYTNNQCLGTRKLIGKDFVTSSDGRKFEKVHLGEYEWETYGQVFARVCNFASGILRFGHNIDSRVAIFADTRSEWLISLQGCFRQSITVVTIYATLGEDALIHSLNETQVSTLICDSKKLKMLDAISSKLPSIQNIIYFEDEDKDASSGSLGNWKTASFSEVEKLGKESPIEPSFPSKDAIAVVMYTSGSTGLPKGVMITHGNIVATTAAVITVIPNLGTKDVYLAYLPLAHVFEMAAESVMLATGIAIGYGSPLTLTDTSNKIKKGTKGDVSVLKPTLLTAVPAILDRIREGVVSKVEEKGGIVKNLFQIAYNRRLAAVKGSWLGAWGIEKLVWDTIVFKKIRLLLGGRIRFMLCGGAPLSGDSQHFINICIGAPIGQGYGLTETFAGAAFSEWDDDSVGRVGPPLPCAYIKLVSWEEGGYKTSDKPMPRGEVVVGGFSVTGGYFKNQEKTNEVYKVDENGLRWFYTGDIGQFHPDGCLEIIDRKKDIVKLQHGEYLSLGKVEAVLSTCNYVDSVMVHADPFHNYCVALIVPSRKSLENWAQQAGTEYKDFPELCSKTESTNEVLQAINKVAKAGKLQKSEIPAKIKLLPDPWTPESGLVTAALKIKREQLKAKFKDDLKKLYE; translated from the exons atggcCGACCAAAATGCTATGCCCTCCTGGTTAAAAAGTCTTAATATCAACAATATATATTTCATGAAAGATCATGGAGAATATGGAGTTGTAGCTGCTATAGTCATAGGCATCCTACTTCCTATCTTGTTTTCAACTCTTTTCTTGggaaagagaagaggaaaggTACGAGGTGTTCCAGTAAAGGTTGGTGGTGAGGCAGGTTACGCAGTGCGTAATGCTCGGAAAAAGGAGTTGGTTGAAGTTCCTTGGAAAGGAGCTACAACCATGGCTCATCTATTTGAACAAAGTTGTAAGAAATATACCAACAATCAATGTCTAGGAACAAGAAAGCTAATCGGAAAGGATTTTGTTACATCTAGTGATGGCCGGAAGTTTGAGAAAGTACACTTAGGAGAGTATGAATGGGAAACATATGGACAGGTTTTTGCTCGTGTGTGCAACTTTGCATCTGGTATCCTTAGATTTGGCCATAATATAGATAGCCGTGTTGCAATTTTCGCTGATACTCGATCTGAGTGGCTCATTTCCCTTCAG GGTTGCTTCCGACAGAGTATAACAGTTGTTACTATTTATGCTACTTTAGGGGAGGATGCCCTAATTCACTCACTAAATGAG ACCCAAGTTTCAACCCTGATATGCGACTCAAAGAAGTTGAAGATGTTGGATGCAATAAGTTCTAAGCTACCATCTATTCAGAACATTATTTACTTTGAAGATGAAGACAAAGATGCTTCCTCAGGAAGTTTGGGCAACTGGAAAACTGCATCTTTTAGTGAAGTTGAGAAACTTGGGAAAGAAAGTCCCATTGAACCGAGCTTTCCTTCCAAGGATGCTATTGCTGTTGTGATGTATACAAGTGGTAGTACAGGGCTGCCAAAG GGTGTTATGATTACTCATGGTAACATCGTAGCCACTACAGCAGCTGTTATCACGGTGATTCCAAATCTGGGTACCAAGGATGTATATTTAGCCTATTTGCCCCTTGCACATGTTTTTGAAATGGCTGCAGAG TCTGTTATGCTGGCTACCGGGATTGCAATTGGTTATGGCTCTCCTTTGACTCTCACAGACACATCTAATAAAATCAAGAAAGGAACCAAGGGAGATGTTAGTGTATTGAAGCCTACTCTTCTGACTGCTGTACCAGCTATTCTTGATCGTATTCGAGAAGGAGTTGTTTCAAAG GTTGAGGAAAAGGGGGGAATTGTGAAAAATCTTTTCCAGATAGCATACAATCGCCGACTGGCTGCAGTTAAGGGAAGCTGGCTAGGGGCTTGGGGAATAGAAAAATTGGTGTGGGATACCATTGTCTTTAAAAAAATTCGCCTTTTACTAGGAGGCCGCATACGATTTATGCTTTGTGGTGGAGCCCCTTTATCCGGAGATTCACAGCACTTTATCAATATCTGCATAGG AGCTCCTATTGGGCAAGGATATGGGTTGACCGAAACATTTGCTGGGGCTGCCTTCTCTGAGTGGGATGATGACAGTGTGGGGCGTGTTGGTCCACCTCTTCCTTGTGCTTACATTAAG CTAGTTTCTTGGGAAGAAGGAGGGTACAAGACTTCAGACAAACCAATGCCACGAGGAGAGGTTGTAGTTGGTGGATTCAGTGTTACTGGTGGTTACTTTAAGAATCAAGAGAAAACTAATGAAGTGTACAAG GTTGATGAAAATGGCTTACGCTGGTTTTATACTGGCGACATTGGGCAATTCCATCCAGATGGTTGTCTTGAAATCATAGATAGGAAGAAGGATATCGTCAAACTTCAACATGGAGAATATCTCTCTCTTGGAAAG GTTGAAGCAGTGCTATCTACTTGTAATTATGTGGACAGTGTCATGGTTCATGCAGATCCCTTTCATAATTACTGTGTTGCTCTTATTGTTCCATCACGCAAGTCTCTGGAGAATTGGGCTCAGCAAGCTGGTACTGAATACAAAGATTTTCCTGAACTCTGTAGCAAAACTGAAAGTACCAATGAAGTCCTGCAGGCCATTAACAAG GTTGCAAAAGCTGGAAAACTGCAGAAATCTGAAATCCCAGCAAAGATAAAGTTGCTTCCAGATCCATGGACACCAGAATCTGGATTAGTCACTGCTGCTCTTAAGATAAAGAGAGAACAGCTGAAAGCTAAATTCAAAGATGATCTGAAGAAGCTGTATGAATGA